In Phlebotomus papatasi isolate M1 chromosome 1, Ppap_2.1, whole genome shotgun sequence, the following proteins share a genomic window:
- the LOC129799596 gene encoding putative inorganic phosphate cotransporter, with amino-acid sequence MKNRDIQNTEDQQDTKTTSENHGLFKFALGVRHYQSGLLFLLLLVGYALRVNMSVGIVAMVDNTSANPDFEEYDWNEQKQSLILSSFFWGYVLIQLPAGTWARKFGAKILLTVSMGVCSVLTLLTPVAANLGGWVAVVTLRILLGVSQGFIFPCVHTLLATWVPPSERSRLGTFVYAGSPLGNVLMLAISGLLASSSLGWPSIFYASGIIGVIWTALFFTFGSNSPEVDVRITPTEREFIQESLGQETDTEEIKKLTTPWRRIFTSLPFISLIVAHSAQNWGFWTLLTEIPTYMKNVLEMDIKKNALLSALPYLVMWLGSFVMSPISDYLINRGYLSVGNTRKLFNSIGLYIPMFALIGLGYVTKDHTEIAVFLLTFGVGINSGTYVGFMLNHMDLSPVYAGTLMGITNFSANIMSILGPLFVGLIVSDATNPVEWRAVFFVAAAIYFVGNTFFVIFGSGEIQPWNNSSKRDGDELESHDAGKSTETVTTIIK; translated from the exons atgaagaaCCGAGACATCCAAAATACGGAAGATCAGCAAGATACAAAAACCACTTCTGAAAACCATGGATTATTTAAATTTG CCCTAGGCGTTCGGCACTATCAATCAGGCTTGCTTTTCCTCCTTCTTCTTGTTGGATATGCTCTCCGTGTTAATATGTCCGTGGGTATCGTGGCAATGGTCGACAATACCAGCGCGAATCCCGATTTTGAG GAGTACGATTGGAATGAACAGAAACAATCACTAATACTATCGAGCTTTTTTTGGGGCTATGTTCTTATTCAACTACCAGCTGGAACGTGGGCACGAAAATTTGGCGCCAAAATTCTACTAACCGTCAGTATGGGAGTTTGCTCCGTGTTAACTCTACTTACTCCAGTTGCAGCTAATTTAGGCGGATGGGTT GCTGTAGTGACTCTGCGGATATTGTTGGGAGTCAGTCAAGGGTTCATCTTCCCCTGTGTTCATACCCTTCTGGCTACGTGGGTTCCCCCATCGGAAAGATCAAGATTAGGTACATTCGTCTACGCTGGTTCTCCACTCGGTAACGTTCTCATGCTGGCCATTTCTGGACTTCTGGCATCTTCGTCCCTCGGCTGGCCAAGTATTTTCTACGCATCTGGAATCATCGGTGTTATCTGGACAgctctatttttcacatttgGAAGCAATTCACCGGAAGTAGACGTTAGAATTACCCCCACAGAGCGGGAATTTATACAAGAATCACTTGGTCAAGAGACTGATACGGAGGAGATAAAG AAGTTAACGACTCCATGGCGGAGGATTTTTACATCACTACCATTCATTTCCCTTATCGTGGCACATAGTGCTCAAAATTGGGGTTTCTGGACGCTATTAACTGAGATTCCGACATACATGAAGAATGTACTTGAGATGGACATTAAGAAAAATGCTCTCTTATCTGCCCTGCCCTATTTAGTAATGTGGTTGGGCAGTTTTGTTATGAGTCCCATTTCCGACTACCTCATCAATCGGGGCTATTTGTCTGTTGGTAATACGAGGAAGCTCTTCAATTCGATTGGACTCTACATTCCTATGTTTGCTCTCATTGGTCTTGGCTATGTTACCAAGGATCACACGGAAATTGCTGTATTCTTGCTGACATTTGGCGTAGGAATCAACAGTGGAACCTACGTTGGATTTATG CTCAATCACATGGATTTGTCTCCGGTTTATGCTGGAACATTAATGGGCATTACGAATTTCTCAGCCAACATTATGTCCATTCTGGGTCCACTCTTCGTGGGACTGATAGTGTCCGATGCT ACAAATCCAGTTGAATGGAGAGCTGTGTTCTTCGTTGCTGCTGCAATTTACTTCGTCGGAAATACGTTCTTCGTCATTTTCGGAAGTGGAGAAATTCAGCCATGGAACAATTCTTCGAAAAGAGATGGTGATGAGTTAGAATCCC atgACGCTGGCAAGTCAACCGAAACTGTGACAACGATTATTaagtaa